TAAAAAGCCAATCTGTACCTACTTTGAAATAGATGGGATTTTCCATGATCTTCATAAACCTTTGTAGAGAAACTGAACAGCATGCTGCATTTTTGCTGCAGTTCAACTTTGCAGCAGCATTCAGAAATACCTAAAAGGCTCTCCTGATTGTATACTTTTAAAAGTGGAGTCAAACTTGGACTTAAGACTCAGAAATCGCCCATTTCTACAACACTGAATATACAAAGACAGCATGAGCAACAATTAACCAGTAACTTGTTTAGGTACTTTTTAGGAAATAACTACAGAGAAGAATATGTTATGAAGTGACTTTGTTTACAGTAGCcataaattaattaaattttatCAGGGACTCCTTATCTACCCCTTTCAGGTTCTACACTAAGGTAATATCTGAAAGAATAGCTCACTCAACCTCACCTCTCATGCAAACAACTCCACTTGATTGCCTGCTCCAGGTTTTAACTATTATTTATAATGAATAATTaacaacaacttaaaaaaaaaaaatctttttcccaTGTGTGCTCCTCCCAAATCTGTTTTAATATCCTTTTTGTCTGACATAAGTTAATAATGGTGTTAGTTTTTCCTTTAGAGGAAAGATACATAGATGAGTTCTGCTATTTCACTGAAGAAAGTGAATGAGTTAGTTGCAGAACTGTCTAGAACTCCTGTCTTAATGTAGCTGTTCTTCCCCTTCTGAGGATAAAAACACACATGGGAGGACATTTACATAGTCCAGTTGGACTTCTAGCTCTCCTCCCTTCATTTGCAGGCCAGCAGTTTAGGGCTTGAACTACGCTGGTTACAAGGCAGGAGAATCAAGCTTCACTACAGCTATTAACCTCACCGGAGCATGCGGCATCGATGATTTGTCAGTCTTCTATAGGCATCCTGCAAGTTGgtcacattcctgctgctccagAGTCTTTCCCCAACAGCACTTGCTCGAGGCCTGTAAATATATAACGAGTTTTAGAGGAGGTAGAGTCTATAACCAGAATTGGATGAAAGTTTTTAATAACAGGTCTTATTTCCAGAAGCATCAATTTTTATAGCTGCTCAGGTTCAGTACAGAGCACTGTTACCACTAACATACAGTCCTGTTGGATTAATTGATGCTCATTGTAGCCAGCTTTCTAAAATCTAAAGATAAAGCAGTTCATACCATAATCTTGGTGTGAGGTTAGTTGCATCCACAAATTCCCCCCACAGGCAGGCTTCTCCACCTAttaaaagctttttctgtttttcagacccTGAATTCAAAGCAGAAAGTTAGAATCTCTATTTGCCCAGAAGATGTGTGTATATAAACAATTTCATTTTCCAATACTGAGAGAGGATTAATGTTCACTTGTTTGTTTTATCATACAAAATATCTATCCTAAGCACTAACTTTTTGGTAGTCTTTTTACTGCATGTGAAAAGCACCAGGTCCTTTGCCCAGATAACCCATTTCCCTCCTTTGTGAGGAAGAATATTACCTTTCATCCTCTGAAGACATTCCATATCTTTCTGACATTCCTCAGGGATTTCAGTCCTGATTAAAACTGTTCATTCGATCACACACAGAACACTCCTTGAAAAAGCTGTAGTCAGGTGTTTTCCCTGATCAGCTGAGCTACCTTGCACAAAATGAAAGCCCCACGGAGAGCATAACAAGCTTGTGTCAGCTTCAGGCAGGAGAGAACACGTCTTGTTCCAGAACAGTCCCATGCTCTAGAAACTTGCTAACACGAACTCAGTGTCTGTTTGCAAACAGCCATTTTGCACTACTCTGCCCCCAATGCATGATGCATCTGTTCACCTAGTCCAGTATCTTGTCTTACACAGGCACCAGGCGTGCCAGATGCTTGAGGAACATAACACTTTTCTCTGTGAGAAACTGaaagttgcatttttttatttttagaattttcCAGACATTTAGCTGACATTAAAATCCTTTGATCACAGGCTATCTGATCATAGTGACTGCACAACTACTCTAAATAGCCTCATTCTTTCCATTTACACCTTAATATGAACCAAAGAGTTATATGTACAGAACATGAATATAAAAATGACAAACCAGAGAAGTTAAGTGGTTCAACACTGTAGTATTTCCTCCAGTCTTGCCCGTAACTAATGTAGTCTAAGTACCAGGGAGCTGCCAGGATAGCAGTGAACCCAGCTCCAGTGACATTACTCAGTTCATAAGCATAGTTTCTTTCCATCCACACTTCGACTACCGTATCTGGTTTCAGctaaaaagagaaaaccaaaacaaaaacccaaaacattaaaGACAATCCTAACTGCTGTTATCAGGAAAAAGGATGATGGATTTCAAAACTGAGTATTTTGTTTTGAAGAGGAACATTTTGGAATCtgccttttgcatttttttttccccacagtttaaAGCTGATGAGCTTTCCACTGGTTTTAAATAGAGCTCAGACTAGTGAAGCCTATGTTATACTACAGACAGTGTTGAAAGCAGGTGCCTACACGCACCACTTATCTGACCACCTCTGAAAAGCTGTGCACTTTGTGTTACTAGGCCAGACACACAGTTATGTGAGAGAAGAAATACAGGGAAACTTATAGCAACTTTCCTACCCTTTCCTCTGACGCTCTAAAGCATATTATCTGTGTTCACCTTTAGAAAGCACTTCAATACTGACGTTCCTGTTCCACCTATTTTACATGTTCAATAAATGGTAAGTTCAAGGAAGGTCCCGCAGCTGAGGAGACTTCCTGAAGTCAGTGGACTTAGCTTTAACTCCCAAGAGACACAACTGTAACTATTTAATAGTCTGCTTTGGAAGCCTCCCACAATACTGTGCTCTTATGGAAGAGTATCTTATTCATTTTCCCATCTTACCTTCGCTTTGTTATCAAACACTTCTTGCCAAACCATGTATCCTTTGTTATAGGAGGAAACAATGTCCAAAATCCTAGAATTCAGAAATACAATCATGTTTGTGAATTTCAATGAGATCAGTACAGGAAAACAAAGCCGCAATCTTTTCTACCCTAAGGCACATCAGGCCTTTCCCAGCATTGCATAGGGGACCAAGAAAAATcaggtttttctggttttggcctTCAGTTCTCTGCCTTGAAGAGTATGTTTTCCCACGTATAAGGATATGCATgtgcagtaacacaaactgatttTCAGAACTACCAGCAACTCTTACAGGTGTCTAAACCCATGTTACTTAAGAATGAGACCAATAAATGGCTGCAAAAACTTTAGGACttttcttcccactctgtgtGCTAACATTAAAGCTGATGCCTAGTGTAAGATGCCCAGTACACTGAGAATGTGTGTACAACTCGCCTTGTTTGTGTCCCACATTTTAAAGTTGTAAACTTTACATTCAGTGTATTAAGGTGGACAGTCCCCAATACATGGCACTTTTTGAAAACAATATAGGCTAACCTAAATTAGCTTCAGTATCTGCACGTCAACACCCCCCTCAGATAGTGGCTGTGATAAGCTgagcaagaattaaaaaaacaccatACTTCTGAATATAGTAAGATTCCAGTTTAGCATAGTCACTGCCAAGTCCTTGCTTCTTCATGAACTCCTGCACTTCAGGATtagatttccttaaaaaaaaaaaaaaaaattgttctgttTTAAACCGGATTTCCCAACCATTACCACCTACACACAGCACACTACCTGATGCCTTAGGCATACTATAGCTTGGAATGCACAACACAGCAAAAGAAGCACACTCACATGATTTAAGTATTTTGAAACTGTTTCATTTTGATTTGAAATTAAATCCTACTTCTCTGATAGAGCTACTGGAGTCCCTGTTCTGAAGCAGTCTCTGGGAGGCTGCCTCAAACCCCTAAGACCTCTGGGCTTTCTGGCTTCCCTGAGACTTTGTAGGAAGGTTACCAGCAGGTCCGGAAATCGAGCAGCTGTAGTACCAAGAGATCTGCAGGACTGACATAAAGAATCTCCAAAGGAAACCAACACTTTTGTGATAAAGCACTTGTCagaagttttctctctttttaaaaattcaagtaAGTCCCAAGTGTTCAGATTTGATGTTACAAGAGAATGCAAAAATACTAACTAGATCAAGTTGAATACTCATCCAACTAGATCCGCTCCAGATTCTGTATTATTAGTTATTCCAGCGGAGCGATTTCAAAATACTCAAAATGCACAATCAATTGAAAAACTCCATTAATGCATGCCATACTTTTAATATAAGCACACAAGAGTCAGTACTGTAGTACTTAATGTAGCAGATTTTCCAGAAGGCAAAACTCACTTGAAACTACTGCTTTTCCTTTAACACAATGCATTTAAATGTCAATTATCTTCTTTAGTACTTCCTTCCTGCCAGGTTCATTTTCATAAAGAAATCCTTTAGAACACCTGAACATTTATGAAACTACTAGTCACAGCAAAACTCTGCACAACATCACTTGCTTGCTGAGGATCCTAAATGCCCTGCCTGTAAATAGTTACAAAAGTAGGAGCAGAGATCATTGGGTTAAGCAGTGAAAAACTGTCTCAAGCAACTGAGTTCCATAATTGATGGATTTAGGCAAGCTTAGAAGCACTAGGTATTTATTCTTTGAGCTGTTACCGTACCAACAATTGAAGtccacttcatctcctcccaaaTGAATGTATGCATCTGGAAACACATCGCTGATCTCTTTGAAGAATTTAGTCATGAAGTCATAAGTTGTATTCAAAATGGGATTTACAGGTCCAAAGGACCCACTCGGCTTTTCTCCATTATAACAAGGGGTGAGAAGATCTTTTTGACCTAATAGAGACAAATAATAGAGGATATTCAGTTCCATGTCGATATGCTAGCTTTGCTAGCAAGAAGAGGCAGTTGCTCATATTCATGACTTAAGTGCTCATCTATCCTAAGCATAATCGAATAGTGGCAGGATGAAACAAAGCAACCTGCCCAAGGCTGAAGAACCCTCTAACTGGACATCAGGACTCTGATTTTTAATTTGTTACTTAATAGACACTAATTTATGGAACATGCCACTGTACCTGGAAAAGAGGTTCTGGATGACTACTTGAGTAAAAAAGCTTTAATAGATTTAGGGAGGAAACCAATTGGAAGAAAGCCGAATACAATGAGTGTGCTCCAGCggcctgttttctctttttattactCTGCTTCGTTTTACCTCCCACCTACTTCGGTGTTGTGTCCTACCTCTAGGCAGTCTGCTGGGAATTTACCTCTACACAAGAAAGGAAGGTTAGACAGACATCAAAACTAAGTACTGGTTCTTGAGTCATGACACCTGAAGCAACACAAGCCAGgataacaaaacaggaaaaagttaTTACATGTAGGCCAGAGATTCCTATGTACAGCTTATTTGGTACagtgtggttgcagcagcagcaccttctTGGCTGCACGTTCCTACTCTAAGCACATTTTCCCAAACAGGGCCCCAGTGGTAGATTGCTTCAACTACTCTCCTCACACATCTTCAAGACTTCTCTCCATTATCTTGAATTTGAATGCAAACAAAGCATAGCTGCCCAGGTTCATAAGCAAATCCAGCACTGGCTCCTGTgtatcacataaaaaaaaaaaaccacacaagaagCTACGAGAAACAATCGATTTTAGGCAAGGGAGCTGAACCTTGCTCTTCACATGAATGTAGACCACCCCACATATCACCAGACAATCCACTGGCTCTTATCACTGCTCTGGAACAGCAAAGACTTAATGAGATGAAGGATTCAGAAAGACTGTTTAGTAAATTTAGTATTTACCTTGttcctttcctcctcattttaaaCTAGTGAGAAGAGCCTGAGGCATCTTCCAACATTATGGCCGTATCTCCACAGGATGAGCACAAGACTTGCCTCATGGTTGAAGCTTAAGTTATGAAGCACTATAAATATCTTTACTATTTACAGTTTGGCCAAAACCATCTTATGTTTAATTGCAGTCAGTGCACCTTGAACTAAGGCATAAGCCTCCTTGGTTCTTGAGCACATGTAAACACCACCATTCTCTGTATCCAAGCATTCTCTATCAAGAGAAGTATTATTCTGAAACCCAGAAAAGAGAGACTGAAGAACCATGCaactttgctgtgttttgtaCACTGGAACATTACCACTTAACTAATAAACAGAAACATCAACCACTTTAAAAGAACCTTCCTAAAGCAGAAATCTCTAGACTAGACAGAAACCTCACTATTTCTAGCCACTGCCTTATTACTCTAAACTCAAGAGTACTGGATGGGGGGACAGTAACAATACAAAGTCTAAGGCAAACAGAGTACATCTGTGCTTTTGCACACACATCCAGCACAGGAAGTGTCAGCCTTCTCTGCTCACTTCAGTTCTTCTAAAACATTAAGATCATGACCATCACTGAATCTGCCCCTTGCTTACCTCTTACCAAGGGCCTTTCACAGCACTTTAAAAGATGCTTTTTAACAAGTTCATTTGCTTGCTACACCCTGCTTACCACAATTTTTAACCATTAATACCTTATTGGACGTACCTTTTCCCCAAGACTGTGTGTGTCCTGGGGTGTCAAACTCTGGGATAACTCTAATGCCTCTTAACCGGGCATACTCAATCACCAGGCGGACGTCAGTGGGAGTATAGATGTGGTTATATGAGTATGCTCCCTGTAAAGCATTCACATTAAGAGACAGCTTACAAAACATTACACCAGCAGCTCACAATATTTGAATTAAAGTGTTATATTTTAGACTGAAGAACAGTTTTACAAGTTGGCCTTTTCTAGTTTATCACGTGTGCAACTGTAATCACAAAATTTTTTGGTTGACTAGTGGAAAAAAACCCGCAACCAAGCAAcagcacaacaaacaaaaaccccccaaaaacaatCACCACACAAAAATTAACCCCTTTTTCCAAACTAAGACCAATCTCTTGAGGAGGCTGTCCTTTCCTCCATAGCTCAGTTACTGAAGAACACAGAAAAGCTAGTTTCTATTCCACCAGATTTTTG
The Patagioenas fasciata isolate bPatFas1 chromosome Z, bPatFas1.hap1, whole genome shotgun sequence DNA segment above includes these coding regions:
- the HEXB gene encoding beta-hexosaminidase subunit beta translates to MSRAMGLAGLLVGLFLVPAVLVSTSFRHDAPRTEPAPEPAEWESPSGPEDSLWPLPQGLRTSGRQLQLAPGRFQLVHGAGSSAGPRCGLLQDAFRRYYEYMFGQSRRRNWGYRPFGPRAEPELSYLQVVIESRDPGCDSHPHLGSSEAYQLTVIAPVATLKADEVWGALRGLETFSQLVHEDDYGSFLVNESEIYDFPRFAHRGILLDTSRHYLPLKSILTNLDAMAFNKFNVLHWHIVDDQSFPYQSICFPELSGKGAYSYNHIYTPTDVRLVIEYARLRGIRVIPEFDTPGHTQSWGKGQKDLLTPCYNGEKPSGSFGPVNPILNTTYDFMTKFFKEISDVFPDAYIHLGGDEVDFNCWKSNPEVQEFMKKQGLGSDYAKLESYYIQKILDIVSSYNKGYMVWQEVFDNKAKLKPDTVVEVWMERNYAYELSNVTGAGFTAILAAPWYLDYISYGQDWRKYYSVEPLNFSGSEKQKKLLIGGEACLWGEFVDATNLTPRLWPRASAVGERLWSSRNVTNLQDAYRRLTNHRCRMLRRGIAAEPVFVGYCAHEARGQ